One stretch of Bradyrhizobium canariense DNA includes these proteins:
- a CDS encoding ABC transporter ATP-binding protein produces MRRISQRFRSGRQGDLLALDRVDLQARRGEFVSIVGPSGCGKSTLLYIVAGLLQASDGQVLVDDKPIHGPHPDRGLVLQNSSIFPWRTVEENVAFGPQMSGLPESERRSLVAHYLDMVGLTKFAGFYPRELSGGMKQRIAIAQMLACGPSVFLMDEPFGALDSLSREVLQDQLLQLWERDRKTVLFVTHSIDEAVLLSDRIVIMSPLPGRVKEIVEVNLPRPRQETRALPEFGRLRNHIWSAIRQETMEAIG; encoded by the coding sequence GTGAGGCGGATCAGTCAGCGCTTTCGCTCGGGACGTCAGGGTGACCTTTTGGCGCTTGATCGCGTCGACCTGCAGGCGAGGCGCGGCGAGTTCGTCAGCATCGTCGGCCCAAGTGGGTGCGGCAAGTCGACCTTGCTCTATATCGTCGCGGGTCTCCTGCAGGCCAGCGACGGACAAGTACTGGTTGACGACAAGCCGATCCATGGGCCGCATCCGGACCGCGGCCTGGTGCTGCAGAATTCCAGCATCTTTCCTTGGCGGACGGTGGAGGAGAACGTAGCGTTCGGCCCGCAGATGAGTGGACTGCCGGAGAGCGAACGCCGTTCGCTGGTGGCGCACTATCTCGACATGGTGGGTCTTACCAAATTCGCTGGCTTCTATCCCCGCGAGCTCTCCGGCGGCATGAAGCAGCGCATCGCGATCGCGCAGATGCTGGCCTGCGGGCCCAGCGTGTTCCTGATGGACGAGCCATTCGGCGCGCTGGACTCGCTGTCGCGCGAGGTGCTGCAGGATCAGTTGCTGCAGCTCTGGGAGCGCGATCGCAAGACGGTGCTGTTCGTCACCCACAGCATCGATGAAGCGGTGCTGCTGTCCGACCGCATCGTCATTATGTCGCCGCTGCCGGGCCGGGTGAAGGAGATCGTGGAGGTCAATCTGCCACGGCCGCGGCAGGAGACCCGCGCGCTGCCGGAGTTCGGACGCTTGCGCAACCACATCTGGTCGGCGATTCGCCAAGAAACCATGGAGGCCATTGGATGA
- a CDS encoding ABC transporter permease, with the protein MTILTTSDRAPRTGAGGEGAASAVPSTAHTPTPTGSKTWNRLSAVARYYPVFLIFLIWEVLSRLNVLDPMFMPPLEDVARTFYQQVFVTHELLSHIEVSFMRAGMGLGLAAVVGIAAGILMGRIRAVESFLDPLISALFPTPKLALFPLMMIFLGIGDASKIALIFLGCFFPIVINTYTGVKNVDKFFVWNALTKGASQRQLIWHVIIPASLPFVFAGLRVATSTAFLLIVASELIAANDGLGYLIMFAERSFDPALMWCGILVIAGMGFAVDRLLLALGARLFVWQDK; encoded by the coding sequence ATGACCATCCTGACCACATCCGATCGAGCTCCGCGAACCGGAGCGGGCGGGGAGGGCGCCGCATCCGCCGTTCCGTCCACTGCCCATACGCCGACTCCGACCGGGAGCAAGACCTGGAACAGGCTCTCGGCAGTCGCGCGTTATTATCCGGTGTTTCTGATCTTTCTGATCTGGGAAGTGCTGTCGCGGCTAAACGTGCTCGACCCCATGTTCATGCCGCCGCTGGAGGATGTGGCGCGGACGTTCTATCAGCAGGTCTTCGTCACCCACGAACTGCTCAGCCATATCGAAGTGAGTTTCATGCGGGCTGGCATGGGGCTCGGACTTGCCGCGGTGGTCGGCATCGCCGCCGGGATCCTGATGGGGCGAATCCGCGCGGTCGAGAGCTTTCTCGATCCGCTGATCTCGGCCTTGTTCCCGACGCCGAAGCTCGCGCTGTTCCCACTGATGATGATCTTTTTGGGGATTGGGGACGCTTCGAAGATCGCGCTGATCTTTCTTGGCTGTTTCTTCCCTATCGTCATCAACACCTATACGGGCGTCAAGAACGTCGACAAATTCTTCGTCTGGAACGCGCTGACCAAGGGCGCCAGCCAGCGCCAACTCATCTGGCATGTGATCATCCCGGCGTCGCTTCCGTTCGTGTTTGCGGGCCTTCGGGTGGCAACGTCGACGGCGTTCCTGTTGATTGTCGCCTCCGAACTGATCGCCGCCAATGATGGCCTCGGCTATCTCATCATGTTTGCTGAGCGCTCGTTCGATCCGGCACTGATGTGGTGCGGCATCCTGGTGATCGCCGGCATGGGCTTTGCCGTCGATCGGCTGCTGCTGGCGCTCGGCGCGCGGTTGTTCGTCTGGCAGGATAAATAA
- a CDS encoding MarR family winged helix-turn-helix transcriptional regulator, which produces MPATKTLATNEAQPRESHIGGILGEEHIAVLLSSVGTRLNRGATAYYRTAWNLSMVEWRLLIVLKDTEFLNVGELSEAADLDKAAVSRSLALLEERKFVSVEQTRTRGRAAIAKLTVEGRELSEKLLRVSLEREALLFKYFTPADKEHLNVLLRQLTRALAGPDWDY; this is translated from the coding sequence ATGCCTGCCACCAAGACACTGGCGACCAACGAGGCACAGCCGCGAGAGTCGCACATCGGCGGAATACTCGGGGAAGAACACATCGCGGTGTTGCTATCGAGCGTCGGCACGCGGCTCAATCGCGGCGCCACCGCCTATTACCGCACGGCGTGGAATCTCAGCATGGTGGAGTGGCGCCTATTGATTGTGCTCAAGGATACCGAATTCCTCAATGTGGGTGAATTGTCCGAAGCGGCCGATCTCGACAAGGCCGCTGTTAGTCGAAGTCTCGCTTTGCTTGAAGAACGAAAGTTCGTTTCGGTCGAGCAAACGCGGACGCGGGGTCGCGCCGCAATCGCCAAGTTGACAGTCGAGGGACGTGAGCTCTCCGAAAAGCTATTGCGGGTTTCGCTCGAACGCGAGGCGCTCTTGTTCAAGTACTTTACTCCCGCCGACAAAGAACACCTGAACGTACTTCTTCGTCAGCTGACGCGGGCCTTGGCTGGCCCGGACTGGGACTATTAG
- a CDS encoding amidohydrolase family protein, whose product MAGDHQAADADRPATYAGAIDCDLHPALPGMGMLLPYLDDYWREMISVRALDRLNLSLTSYPQNAPLSCRPDWKLDRDQKPGSSLEAMQAHVLDRYQARFGILNCLYGAQVMHSEDMAAVLCRATNDWIRDHWLSRDPRLRASIVITTHNTELAVAEIERRADDMRFVQVLMLVSGEVTLGRRQLWPIYRLAEKLGLPIGVHAGSAYRYAPTAVGWPSYYVEDYVSQSAAFENQLQSMISEGVFAKFPGLKVVAIESGLTWLSGFIWRADKTWKGVRAEVPWVTRRPSEIVRDHVRFTVQPVDAPDEAEAILRLIEHLNSDELFLFSTDYPHWQFDGDRVLPDGLSGALLNKITSENALATYPRLAKVDHAMEISV is encoded by the coding sequence ATGGCAGGAGATCACCAAGCGGCCGACGCTGATCGTCCGGCCACATATGCCGGGGCGATCGACTGTGACCTGCATCCCGCATTGCCCGGGATGGGTATGCTGTTGCCGTATCTTGACGATTACTGGCGCGAAATGATCTCGGTTCGCGCGCTCGATCGCCTCAATCTCAGCCTTACGAGCTATCCCCAAAACGCGCCGCTGTCGTGCCGCCCGGACTGGAAGCTCGACCGCGACCAAAAGCCGGGATCGTCGCTGGAAGCGATGCAAGCGCATGTGCTGGATCGTTATCAGGCGCGATTTGGCATTCTCAACTGCCTGTACGGTGCCCAGGTTATGCACAGCGAAGACATGGCCGCCGTGCTCTGCCGCGCCACCAACGATTGGATCCGTGATCATTGGCTCAGTCGGGATCCTCGACTGCGCGCGTCGATTGTGATCACGACGCATAATACCGAGCTTGCGGTTGCCGAAATCGAACGACGCGCCGACGACATGCGGTTCGTGCAGGTGTTGATGCTGGTGTCCGGAGAGGTCACGCTCGGACGCCGGCAGCTCTGGCCGATCTATCGCCTGGCGGAAAAGCTGGGCCTACCCATCGGCGTTCACGCCGGCAGCGCGTATCGCTACGCGCCGACCGCTGTGGGATGGCCATCTTATTATGTCGAAGATTACGTGTCGCAGTCCGCCGCGTTCGAAAATCAATTGCAGAGCATGATCTCCGAAGGCGTGTTCGCTAAGTTCCCCGGACTCAAGGTGGTTGCCATCGAGTCGGGACTGACCTGGTTGAGCGGTTTTATCTGGCGCGCGGACAAGACTTGGAAGGGCGTTCGGGCCGAGGTTCCCTGGGTGACGCGCCGACCTTCGGAAATCGTGCGTGACCATGTCCGCTTCACGGTTCAGCCGGTCGATGCGCCGGATGAGGCGGAAGCGATCCTGCGGCTGATCGAGCACCTAAATTCCGACGAGCTGTTTCTGTTCTCCACGGATTATCCGCATTGGCAGTTCGACGGCGATCGCGTGTTGCCGGACGGACTTTCCGGCGCGTTGTTGAATAAGATCACAAGCGAAAACGCGCTTGCGACCTACCCGCGCCTGGCGAAGGTTGATCATGCCATGGAGATCAGCGTATGA
- a CDS encoding amidohydrolase family protein, translating to MSIVELERGSAAESKLRVIDCDIHPAMTSWTEVHPYLAKQWIEHLSVYGSHLRHAFSEALTHPRMSPDAARVDAYPEEGGPPGSSLDLMRTQHLDANGVEIGMLIPLRWNPGSQRNLDFGVALTQAMNSWQVERWVKNEPRLRASVLVAQEDTAASVAEIDARASDPSFTQILVLPRTDEPLGRRRYWPIFEAAVRNDLPIAVHVGGTNGHPSTGGGWPSYYMEEHHAVAQTMQAVLTSLVFEGVFERFPKLRVVIMEGGLGWIPSLTARMDKHWLRLRSEVPHLKRPPSEYIREQVWFTTQPMEEPGRAAHLIDLFDRIGWDRLLFSTDYPHWDFDDPRYAFKAPLSDAQRDQLLYRNARAFYGFR from the coding sequence ATGAGCATCGTCGAACTTGAGCGAGGCAGTGCCGCCGAATCAAAGTTGCGGGTGATCGATTGCGATATCCATCCCGCGATGACTTCATGGACCGAAGTTCACCCCTATCTGGCCAAGCAATGGATCGAGCATCTCTCGGTCTATGGCAGCCATTTGCGTCATGCCTTTTCGGAAGCGCTGACCCATCCGCGGATGTCGCCGGACGCAGCGCGGGTCGATGCCTATCCCGAGGAGGGCGGTCCGCCTGGCTCTAGTCTGGACCTGATGCGGACCCAGCATCTCGACGCCAACGGCGTCGAAATCGGAATGCTGATTCCTTTGCGCTGGAATCCCGGCAGCCAACGCAATCTGGATTTCGGCGTGGCGCTAACCCAGGCCATGAACAGCTGGCAGGTCGAGCGTTGGGTCAAGAACGAACCACGGCTGCGTGCCTCGGTTCTCGTTGCACAGGAAGATACCGCAGCTTCAGTCGCCGAAATCGATGCGCGGGCAAGCGATCCAAGCTTCACGCAGATCCTGGTTTTACCGCGGACCGATGAGCCGCTCGGCCGGCGCCGCTATTGGCCGATTTTTGAAGCGGCGGTGCGTAACGATTTACCGATCGCCGTCCATGTCGGCGGCACCAATGGGCATCCGTCCACCGGGGGAGGGTGGCCGTCTTATTATATGGAAGAGCACCATGCGGTGGCGCAGACCATGCAAGCGGTCCTGACAAGTCTGGTGTTCGAGGGCGTATTCGAGCGGTTTCCGAAACTTCGCGTCGTGATCATGGAAGGCGGGCTGGGTTGGATCCCGTCGCTGACGGCGCGAATGGACAAGCATTGGTTGCGGCTGCGCAGCGAAGTGCCCCATTTGAAGCGACCGCCTTCCGAATATATCCGCGAGCAGGTCTGGTTCACCACCCAGCCGATGGAAGAGCCGGGCCGGGCCGCCCATCTGATCGATCTGTTCGATCGGATCGGCTGGGATCGTCTGCTGTTCTCGACCGATTATCCCCATTGGGACTTCGACGATCCACGTTACGCCTTCAAGGCGCCACTCAGCGACGCGCAACGCGACCAGCTTCTCTATCGAAACGCACGGGCGTTTTACGGATTCCGCTGA
- a CDS encoding aldo/keto reductase, translating to MAEGASETSQASSQVTAIGLQMKTVGGMKYRRVGKSGLTVSEMGIGCFSFGDFVEEKAAAAVVHYALGQGINYFDTADSYGIGASEEKLGAALVGRREKAVIATKFSNRMDLGPNDIGTSRLHIVRACEASLRRLKTDYIDLYQVHWPDRLTPIEETLRALDDLVRAGKVRYLGVANFFEWEICEAQWTAEKYNLQKFISAQDHYSLLYRDIEKRMEPFCVKYGIGMNSYFPLAGGLLTGMYKRDAAATPGTRAAASPNYAAWNSKRNWDVQENLKTFAESRGWTLPQMSLAWLLSRPAMSTIIAGADKPEHIAQNIKALEIKFTPDDLIEIDRLTLVDEDRNVAPVYRKLRPEKVHEFEPKQVWRAKTRQ from the coding sequence ATGGCTGAAGGCGCATCGGAAACATCGCAAGCAAGTTCACAAGTCACCGCGATCGGGCTGCAGATGAAAACCGTCGGTGGCATGAAATACCGCCGGGTCGGGAAATCCGGACTGACGGTTTCCGAGATGGGCATCGGCTGCTTCTCCTTCGGCGACTTCGTCGAGGAGAAGGCCGCGGCAGCCGTCGTGCATTATGCGCTGGGCCAGGGCATCAACTATTTCGACACCGCCGACAGCTACGGGATCGGCGCATCCGAGGAAAAGCTCGGCGCAGCTTTGGTTGGCCGCCGCGAGAAGGCTGTGATCGCCACCAAGTTCTCCAACCGCATGGACCTCGGCCCGAACGATATCGGAACCTCGCGCCTGCATATTGTGCGGGCCTGCGAGGCGAGTCTGCGCCGGCTCAAGACAGACTACATCGATCTCTATCAGGTGCACTGGCCGGACCGGCTGACGCCGATCGAGGAGACGTTGCGGGCGCTCGACGATCTGGTCCGCGCCGGCAAGGTGCGATACCTCGGCGTTGCCAATTTCTTCGAATGGGAGATCTGCGAGGCGCAGTGGACCGCCGAGAAGTACAACCTGCAAAAGTTCATCTCGGCGCAGGATCACTATAGCCTGCTGTACCGCGATATCGAAAAGCGCATGGAGCCGTTCTGCGTCAAATACGGCATCGGTATGAATTCGTACTTTCCGCTGGCGGGCGGATTGCTGACCGGCATGTACAAGCGCGATGCGGCCGCGACTCCCGGCACGCGTGCTGCCGCAAGTCCGAATTATGCGGCGTGGAACAGTAAGCGAAATTGGGATGTGCAGGAGAATCTCAAGACGTTTGCAGAGTCGCGGGGATGGACGCTGCCGCAGATGTCGCTGGCATGGCTGTTGTCGCGGCCGGCGATGTCGACCATCATCGCCGGAGCCGACAAGCCCGAACACATCGCTCAGAACATCAAGGCGCTGGAAATCAAATTCACGCCGGATGACTTGATCGAGATCGACCGCCTGACATTGGTGGATGAAGACCGCAACGTGGCGCCAGTTTACCGCAAACTGCGGCCTGAAAAGGTGCACGAATTTGAGCCGAAGCAAGTCTGGCGCGCGAAGACGCGGCAATAA